ATTACTCGAAGGCGGAGCAAGATGACCATTTGACTCAAGTGAAGAGTTTGCGTCACTGTACCCATAAGAATGTCGATCTGACTGCAGTGTTGACGACCTGGAGAGTGAAATAGTTCGCTAAATAAGGATTTCGAGAGGTCATTCTCACTAAAGAAACTATGGGAGCTGAAAGCAGAACGCTCACTTTCTTCCAAGCGATCTGTTTAGTTTGCTGATGAATCGGCTGCTGCGAGAACTTGTCATACTGATTCCACTGATACCGCTGACCACTGACATCGTATCCTCGGCTTGCTTATGTTTACCTCctaacttcatttttttcttcattttgtccAGCATCCCGTCTGAACACGAAAGCTTATCAACGTGACTTGGCTTCTCCACGAAAGTAGAAAAGTAGTAACAATGTATTGAGAAGTTAACTATCACTAGATATAAGGAGTGCGCAAAAAAGAGGAgtggacaaaaaaaactgcaggaCGACCAACAAAGGACTTCTAAAATTTTGAGGATAAGTAAAATAACTATTTTCTATGGAACATGAAGGGAGAAGTTCGGCATTAATGACTGCTATTGAGAGTGCGAGTGGGAATCAGTAGGAATCCTTCGTCTGCTGTCACCATAAGAAAGAATGTTTGTGAAAAAAGCATATAGCATAATGGCATCGCGGGTAGGAGGATGATTCATGGGCTTTCTTGGAAGAAGTCAGTGATTCAAAAGAGTTCATGAGACTTGCAAGTTACTGCGCCACTGCAGAGAGCAGCTTTTCCAGACGCAGTGTAAATACAGGTTCAAAATGTGAACAGCATCCCAGACAGAATGTGAGAGAAATGCCAGTTTGGTGGGTTTAAAGGGTTGTTGTAACGTCCACAAAAGCGATGAATTCTCTTGACTATCTGTTCTTAcccttttcaattttattaagAGACGAATTTGAGATGGACAAAGATGGTTTCTCGTACGTGAACGAGAACTGCAGCTGTATTTCTCCCCTGGAATCAATAAAAGAGAACACTTAAAAAGTAAGCAGCTGGCAATTGCTGAAGTCAATAACTCACCTGTACTTGTCatcatctttcttcttcttgagaGCAAACCACATGTGTCCTCCAATCTTTCTAGCTTGATCAAGtggaatttcacattttccgaTAACATCTAGGATCAGCAGTTAAGAAAGTCGATAGAGACACAGGTTTACATAAAAGCACACCTCCGCCACCAAATTTCGTTTTATGTTGGACAGTCACTGTTATATGAGTAGACTTCTCGGTGAGTTTactaaacgaagaaaattaatCATATCATGATATTCAGAACCAACAGGGAACAACTAACAATTCACAGTGTTCATCCCATCGACAATCTCCTTCCGTGCTCACTTGTTCGGTTATCGCTCGGCTTCTCAATGATCCTTTGCCGTGCAGAACTACGGTGGCGAAAGCATCTAGAGTTGTGTGGTTCTTGAGGTAGAGACCACGAGCGTTAGAAACTGAAACGTTCAAATTTTGGTTGTACAGCAGCAGCATTGTTATTTAGAGGTTTTACTATTAGGCGAATAAAAATGCGAAACTCTCATAAAGTGCAATCAAAGAGCAACACGAAATATTTCCCTCGGGTGGAAATACGACAGATTCCACGAGCTTGCAGCGCATTTTATTGCAGCATTGCTTAATATCTTCAGCAATGAAGCAGCTTTTTTTGACGATAGTGCCCAGAACTCACACCTGGGATAATTTCTAAGACTCATTTTTAATTATGAAAACTCAACAAAATCACAACGGCACAACTTTCGAATTAGAGGACTTATTTCAGTTAGCTATGTGTTACGTATTGTTGCAGTGCTAGATACTTATACTGAGAAACAACGGGTTTTCTCGGTTCGGTTTGGATTATCGGAACTTCTGTCTGTAACTGTGTGGTCATCAAAACGGTGGGACCATCGGTCTAGATTAGCACCGAAAAGTTGAGTTGGGACAAGACCGTCCGTTTCTAGAGGCTATGTCAAGCAGCGAGTTCTGAATTCAAATGCAATGCGACGGATCTAGTGTCATCAGGTTGGCGCGACGGCATCATTACGTGGATACAGTTTTGCACCGCTTTTTTAGTGCGAAAAAAAGTAtgtcaaaatcaaaacaagCACCTGTACGCAAAGGTTGTCCAAATAAACTGACCTTATGAGTCTTGGATATAAAACATGAATACTTCTGCATTTTGCTACGCACAAATTCATCGGAGAGGCTCGATTGGATAACAGTCCCTACCCCTCTTTTAGTGCTTTGACACTGCTAGACTAGCTCGTTTCAGAGTGCTAGAGCAGCATCTGCGCGGACGAAATTCGAAGATTACGATCATCACTAAGATAGTCcttctgagtttttttcctcactgaGCATCTCTGCTCTTTTAGAAACAGCAGCATCAAAGCTTGTTGAGCAAGTGATTGACAAGTATCGTGGTTACTCTACAGATCCACCACCCTTTTAAATGGaagagaatgtttttttttgtgaaggagGAAGAAATGTTTTCCAAAATCAATCACTTATGAGAATGTGTCGAATTATTGAACTGAAGCGCTGTCAGCGCATCCGGTACAAAAAGTTAAAGATTATCGACATCAGATAGtgtggaagtaaaaaaaaaacctaccatGAACTAGTAGTGTGTTTGGTTCCATTGTGATGGGTGGAAAAACCGCTCCCGCTGCAAGTGAGATATGACTCGGCCGTGACGGAGAGCGAGTGGTGGATAAGCCTGTGAATAGGGGATATCGAAGAGATGGCGAGTCGGATTAAAGTCAAAAGCGTTTTCGGATGTGACAGTTGGCGTCAATAGGAAAAGGAGTAAATAAGAAAGTTATAAGCGGAGAAGAACCGATAGAAAATGATACTAACGAATCCCAGGTGCATGCCTGACTAACGAACGAAGCATAGGCAAAATGAACGTGAAGGTATGCATATTAACCGATAAACGGCAAAACATaacaagcaattttttttcatttgaatatgTATAAATTTCTGATAACAACCACATAGCTTAACAACAATGAACAATCGTAAACGATAACAAGTGAGTGGATTTCAGATGAAAACTACTCATGAACTGAACAGGAACATGCCGGTAAAACGAGACGCAAAAAAGGAATCTGTACAACGAACTACAATAAAAATTACGGATTCTCGATCAATCGATGTTCTTTGCGGTCGGCACATGAGGGCATGGGTCTAACAACTGAAGTACAAACATCATGACGGGAGAAGGCGAACAACAACATTCGAACTAGACACTCTGTGTCAGCCGTCATCTTCGTCATCTGAGTCACTCATGTCTGCCGTCTTGTCCACTCCATTACGTTTTTGCAAATCCGCTTGCGTCTGCTCTTCACCGTAATGAACTGGGAGTACGATTACCTGGTTACGTGCCTCTTTCTCTACCTGCAACTAAGACAACACTATGCTTTTTGTCGTCTGGTGAAAACACGTAAATTAACATGTTTTTCCTAGCCCTCATTCCAAGgtttttagagatttttttaaaacaaaaggaGCCAGTCCCAGAGgtcacaacaaaaagaaaagataaaaaaagaaaagcaaagataAATTGGAACAGTCAGAAAATCTACAAATAGAGAGCTATAGGATGTACAGAATTAACAgaattacaaaaacaaaagaataaaaataagctaCATAAGGCTTTTGAAAGATGTTCAAAAACTCAACTGGAGATATCACAAATAACTTCCACCCAAATCGAGCAGCCGGCACGTCGAAAATTTTTGTGGTTCAATCTGAGATTATCCCGTTTTCCAATTAAATTCTCAGTCAAATGCTGTTCCAATAGGCGAGAGGAATGCGATGGAAGAAACATCTGGCGAGTAAGAGCAATATTGGATACCGCGTGCTTATTAAGTGAGCGAACTGTCACGTAAAATAGTTTTGTAATGCAATAAGCATGCAAAGCATTgaagttttcagaaaatttctgccTCTGATTTAGTCTTGAAGAATCTGGAAAATGTTTTAgcacttctttctttcaaatggCGGACACCATATCGTTCATATCACTCAAACAGAAATTCATCTAGTTTAAAATTCTTAGGCGGCGACTTCAGAACAATGCGACTTGCGATCGtttcggaaatttttgaacatatCATTTCGTTaatgttttttcaaatattaatgCACTGAAAGACATTGAAAAACTCTCCGAGGCAAGTCCGCATGTATTAGCAGTAAGGAGATCGCAGTATACAACTAGGGTTCAGTCGAACCTCAGTAGCAGGTGCCTATGCGCGCGTTTCGCATAGATGATGCACTCGTTTGACCTTCAACAACAACTGCAGCAAATTACGTCAAGAAAATTGGATGTTGTGAGCGCGAACGAGTGAAATAGAACGAGGTAAATGAAAAACGTAGATTAACTCCATTGCAATGTCCAGCGTTATGTAGGTGAGAAAACTAATCAAGAACATCCGCGGCAAAGAGTGCGGATTAGGTATTTGACAACAAGAGAGGAGCATTAGAGACGGACTCGACTCAAGGTGAAGAAACGCAGAATAAAGAACCTCAACGGACTAGAACTGTCTTCAAACCGGAAACCATtcaagagcttttttttcaagattataAAGCTATTCTGTGTCCACAAAACTTCAGCTTGTTCTCTCGCGAAAGGATGATAGatggaagtaaaaaattaggatgtccagaaaagaaaCCTCAGGAACATGGAGGGTGACAAAGCAATGCCGCCTAAAGTTGGAATACACCATCTACAAAGTACTCCCGAGAAGGGCACATTAATATGTAATGATGTTTAAAGTGAATGTGAGAAACACTAACAAAACTGACTACGCATCCGTTTAGCGTAGAAATCCCAAACAAAGGAATAAAAACCGTCATTCATCAATCTCCATAGGATTCGTCAACGCGTTCGACtgcaattcagaatagtttgaggtttataaacGCAAGCCTGCTTTATAAACGATGATTGGcagtgtcaagtcagtgtttttattcttccagacaagcctggtggTAATTTACTGATCCCGGAAAAACGGAAGGCAAGTGGGCCTAGTATTGCTTCAAACCAGCGACTGTGCAGTCGCAACAGGACTTCTTACCAAAAACGCTACACCT
This is a stretch of genomic DNA from Necator americanus strain Aroian chromosome II, whole genome shotgun sequence. It encodes these proteins:
- a CDS encoding hypothetical protein (NECATOR_CHRII.G7337.T2) codes for the protein MLRSLVRHAPGIRLSTTRSPSRPSHISLAAGAVFPPITMEPNTLLVHVSNARGLYLKNHTTLDAFATVVLHGKGSLRSRAITEQVSTEGDCRWDEHCEFKLTEKSTHITVTVQHKTKFGGGDVIGKCEIPLDQARKIGGHMWFALKKKKDDDKYRGEIQLQFSFTYEKPSLSISNSSLNKIEKDGMLDKMKKKMKLGGKHKQAEDTMSVVSGISGISMTSSRSSRFISKLNRSLGRKSSTLQSDRHSYGYSDANSSLESNGHLAPPSSNGGVILREDRSNCVSRPVSALSGIDFNEESSYTTPHHLSMSSPAAQGAQFTQNISGSPTASTAESFHRANSIRSVASSGFGGSNKPVKQRGDENASSQQDLLALVDSLRLELRVKESRLRDMEEYMDNLISRVMERNPELLAAPLGPEKNKRTSRYFQ
- a CDS encoding hypothetical protein (NECATOR_CHRII.G7337.T1), whose protein sequence is MHTFTFILPMLRSLVRHAPGIRLSTTRSPSRPSHISLAAGAVFPPITMEPNTLLVHVSNARGLYLKNHTTLDAFATVVLHGKGSLRSRAITEQVSTEGDCRWDEHCEFKLTEKSTHITVTVQHKTKFGGGDVIGKCEIPLDQARKIGGHMWFALKKKKDDDKYRGEIQLQFSFTYEKPSLSISNSSLNKIEKDGMLDKMKKKMKLGGKHKQAEDTMSVVSGISGISMTSSRSSRFISKLNRSLGRKSSTLQSDRHSYGYSDANSSLESNGHLAPPSSNGGVILREDRSNCVSRPVSALSGIDFNEESSYTTPHHLSMSSPAAQGAQFTQNISGSPTASTAESFHRANSIRSVASSGFGGSNKPVKQRGDENASSQQDLLALVDSLRLELRVKESRLRDMEEYMDNLISRVMERNPELLAAPLGPEKNKRTSRYFQ